From Bacteroidales bacterium, one genomic window encodes:
- a CDS encoding lipid A phosphoethanolamine transferase, translating into MNFKLLKNQKFIFWLFQAVLMITSVLLLFTEPSGACVKIANILFPLGVQIILFCLTRRPGIVFLILFPKLFFDAFQFALINLYGGSIIGSDMFLNVVTTSASEAGEVLASLTGTILMVFLIYIPSIILAIKSAKSKEKIEWRWRKKILYCGGIILAASIIFITSACRFKDDIYPVNVIYNLEYATKKWNRVEKYNETSKGFTYNAFRENGKTREIVVLVLGETSRAANWSLYGYSRETSPHTDSLASSSNPVVGGGSNLVVFKDFLTQSNTTHKSVPIILSPAEAGRYGLLYKSKSIVSAFKEAGFKTIYIKNQNYDKSIVHSYYNEADEKISVSSKIRSVPDEAVLPELNKVLQKDTTGNLFIIIHLYGSHFAYHSRYPKQFAYYTPDRPKSISKKYRKELINSYDNSILNTDYVTFKIIEAIKSQNAGSVVMCLADHGEDLMDDRRGRFLHASLNATYYQLHIPFYVWFSDNYIKNCRDKYEQTIKHSSAPLSTNAVFHSLLDYAEIHTKYLDSTLCIGSPRLEEKEREYLTDHDIPMKLRLLPLTKYDYEQFEARGMKVR; encoded by the coding sequence ATGAATTTTAAATTATTAAAAAATCAGAAATTTATATTCTGGCTATTTCAGGCAGTGCTGATGATAACCAGCGTGCTGTTGCTGTTTACTGAACCATCGGGAGCTTGCGTAAAAATTGCAAACATCCTCTTCCCTCTTGGTGTCCAAATTATTCTGTTTTGCTTAACAAGGCGTCCCGGAATAGTTTTTCTTATTCTGTTTCCAAAACTTTTTTTTGACGCTTTTCAATTTGCGCTTATCAATCTTTACGGCGGCTCAATTATAGGCTCGGATATGTTTCTAAACGTTGTAACTACTTCTGCATCAGAAGCGGGAGAAGTCCTGGCCAGCCTTACCGGAACAATTCTGATGGTCTTTTTAATCTACATTCCGTCTATAATTCTTGCAATAAAATCTGCAAAGAGCAAAGAGAAAATAGAGTGGAGGTGGAGAAAAAAAATATTGTATTGCGGCGGAATCATTTTGGCTGCATCCATAATCTTCATAACATCCGCATGCCGCTTTAAGGATGATATCTATCCTGTTAACGTCATTTACAATCTTGAATATGCCACAAAGAAATGGAATAGAGTAGAGAAATATAATGAAACGTCTAAAGGCTTTACTTACAATGCATTCAGAGAGAACGGCAAGACAAGGGAAATTGTAGTGCTGGTTTTGGGAGAGACTTCCCGCGCTGCAAACTGGAGCCTGTACGGCTACTCCAGAGAGACCTCTCCGCACACAGATTCTCTTGCTTCCTCTTCAAATCCTGTTGTAGGAGGTGGCAGCAATCTTGTGGTTTTCAAGGATTTCTTGACGCAGTCTAATACAACACACAAAAGCGTACCTATAATTTTATCCCCTGCGGAAGCGGGAAGATATGGTCTGCTCTATAAATCTAAAAGTATTGTCTCCGCCTTTAAAGAGGCCGGATTTAAAACCATATACATTAAGAATCAGAACTATGACAAGAGCATAGTGCACAGTTATTACAATGAGGCAGATGAGAAAATTTCCGTCAGCAGCAAAATCCGCAGCGTTCCGGATGAGGCCGTTTTGCCTGAACTAAACAAGGTCCTGCAAAAAGACACTACCGGCAACCTATTCATTATAATCCACTTATACGGCTCACACTTTGCATATCACAGCAGGTATCCAAAGCAATTTGCCTATTATACTCCCGACAGGCCAAAGTCAATTTCTAAAAAATACAGAAAAGAGCTTATCAATTCTTACGACAACAGCATACTTAACACAGACTACGTAACATTCAAGATAATTGAGGCTATAAAGAGCCAAAATGCCGGCAGCGTTGTAATGTGCCTTGCAGACCACGGGGAGGATTTGATGGACGACAGGCGCGGAAGGTTCCTGCATGCCTCTTTAAATGCCACCTACTATCAATTGCACATTCCGTTTTACGTCTGGTTTTCTGACAATTACATAAAAAACTGTCGGGATAAATATGAGCAGACCATAAAACATTCCTCTGCGCCACTCTCCACAAATGCTGTGTTCCACTCCCTTCTGGATTACGCGGAAATTCACACAAAATACTTAGACTCAACTCTTTGCATAGGTTCTCCAAGGCTGGAGGAGAAAGAGAGAGAATATTTGACGGACCACGATATTCCAATGAAGCTCCGCCTGCTGCCTCTGACAAAGTATGACTATGAACAATTTGAGGCAAGAGGGATGAAAGTTCGCTAA
- a CDS encoding glycosyltransferase, whose protein sequence is MNQTSKYRFTIISPIFNEEGNVRRLADELGKFMEISKEPSVCVLFVNDGSADNSLQLIKDECSKRKNFFYISLAHRTGLSGAIKAGFDNCFSDFVGYIDADLQTTPEDFNLLLPYIIDYPLVMGIRANRKDSGWKNFQSKFANGFRKMFTHDGATDTGCPLKILQTPYAKRIPMFTGMHRFFPALIQLQEGGKMKQIPVRHFPRTAGVSKYNVWNRLIGPLKDCFAYRWMKKRYINYSIGEDNINSK, encoded by the coding sequence ATGAATCAGACATCAAAATACAGATTTACAATAATATCCCCTATTTTTAACGAGGAGGGAAATGTCCGCAGGCTGGCTGATGAGCTGGGCAAATTCATGGAGATTTCCAAGGAACCGTCAGTTTGCGTTCTATTTGTAAATGATGGTTCAGCAGATAATTCTTTGCAGCTCATTAAAGATGAGTGCTCAAAGAGGAAAAATTTCTTTTACATCTCGCTTGCCCACCGCACCGGATTAAGCGGCGCAATCAAAGCGGGATTTGATAATTGCTTCTCTGATTTTGTAGGATATATAGATGCAGATTTGCAGACAACGCCGGAAGACTTCAATTTGCTTCTGCCTTATATTATTGACTACCCGCTTGTTATGGGAATACGCGCAAACAGGAAAGATTCCGGCTGGAAAAACTTCCAGTCAAAATTTGCAAACGGTTTCCGCAAAATGTTTACTCACGACGGAGCAACTGATACGGGTTGCCCGCTAAAAATTTTGCAAACGCCGTATGCAAAAAGAATCCCGATGTTTACAGGCATGCACCGTTTTTTCCCTGCGCTGATTCAGCTGCAGGAGGGTGGAAAAATGAAGCAAATACCTGTAAGACACTTTCCAAGAACAGCGGGCGTCTCCAAGTACAATGTGTGGAACAGATTGATTGGACCTCTTAAAGATTGCTTTGCATATAGGTGGATGAAGAAGAGATACATCAATTATTCCATAGGGGAAGATAACATCAATTCCAAGTAA